One genomic window of Cannabis sativa cultivar Pink pepper isolate KNU-18-1 chromosome 2, ASM2916894v1, whole genome shotgun sequence includes the following:
- the LOC115721266 gene encoding importin subunit beta-1, with the protein MAMEVTQILLNAQAVDSSVRNHAEENLKQFQEQNLPSFLLSLAGELANDEKPAESRKLAGLILKNALDAKEHNRKLELVQRWLSLDQTVKAHVKACLLKTLTSPALEARSTASQVIAKVASIELPHKQWPELIEALLSNTHQLPAHTRQATLETLGYICEEVSPDVIEQAQVNKILTAVVQGMNASESNNDVRLAATRALYNALGFAQANFSNDMERDYIMRVVCEATLSPELRIRQAAFECLVAISSTYYERLAPYIQDIFNITAKAIKEDEEPVALQAVEFWSSICDEEIDILEEYGGEFSGDSDVPCFYFVKQALPALVPLLLETLLKQEEDQDQDEGAWNIAMAGGTCLGLVARTVGDDVVPLVMPFIEENIAKPDWRQREAATYAFGSILEGPSPDKLMPLVNVALTFMLNALMNDPNNHVKDTTAWTLGRIFEFMHVSISETPIITQANCQQIMTVLLQSMNDVPNVAEKACGALYFLAQGYEDVEQSSSPLTPFFQDIIQALLNVTHRADSGESRLRTAAYETLNEVVRCSTDDTAPIVLQLVPVIIRELDQTFTAQCNSSEEREKRNELQGLLCGCLQVMIQKLGSSEPTKSNFLHHADQMMTLFLRVFGSKSATAHEEAMLAIGALAYCAGTDFAKYMQEFYKYLEMGLQDFEDYQVCAITVGVVGDICRALEGGILPYCDGIMTQLLKNLSSNQLHRSVKPPIFSCFGDIALAIGENFEKYLVYSMPMLQGAAELSVNTSGADDDMIEYTNTLRNGILEAYSGIFQGFKGSAKIQLLMPFAPHVLQFLDSLFMEKDMDDVVTKTAIGVLGDLADTLGSNAGILIQQSLSSKDFLNECLTSDDHLIKESAEWAKLAISRAISF; encoded by the exons ATGGCAATGGAAGTCACACAAATACTTTTAAATGCACAGGCCGTGGATAGTAGCGTACGTAATCATGCAGAAGAAAATCTTAAACAATTTCAAGAGCAAAATCTTCCAAGCTTTTTGCTTTCACTTGCTGGGGAGTTGGCAAACGATGAGAAGCCTGCCGAGAGTCGTAAATTAGCTGGTTTGATACTTAAGAATGCTTTGGACGCAAAGGAACACAACAGGAAGCTTGAACTTGTACAAAGATGGTTATCGTTGGACCAAACTGTAAAAGCCCATGTTAAAGCATGCTTATTAAAGACTCTCACCTCTCCCGCCCTTGAGGCTCGGTCAACTGCATCCCAAGTCATTGCAAAGGTTGCTAGCATTGAGTTGCCACACAAACAATGGCCTGAACTAATAGAAGCTTTGTTGTCAAATACTCACCAGCTTCCGGCTCACACGAGGCAGGCAACTTTGGAAACTCTTGGCTACATTTGTGAGGAAGTCTCTCCTGATGTGATAGAGCAAGCTCAAGTGAATAAGATACTAACAGCTGTTGTTCAGGGCATGAATGCATCTGAGAGTAACAATGATGTCAGACTTGCTGCTACTCGAGCATTGTATAATGCTTTGGGTTTTGCTCAGGCAAATTTTTCTAATGACATGGAACGAGATTATATTATGAGAGTTGTTTGTGAGGCCACTCTCTCTCCTGAATTGAGGATTCGGCAGGCAGCCTTTGAGTGTTTAGTTGCTATATCTTCAACTTACTATGAACGGTTGGCTCCTTATATTCAGGATATTTTTAACATTACAGCGAAGGCTATCAAGGAAGATGAAGAACCTGTTGCACTACAAGCCGTTGAGTTTTGGAGTTCGATTTGTGATGAGGAGATAGATATCTTAGAAGAGTACGGAGGGGAGTTTAGTGGAGACTCTGATGTTCCATGCTTTTATTTTGTAAAGCAGGCTCTCCCGGCTCTTGTGCCATTGCTGTTGGAAACTTTACTTAAGCAAGAAGAAGATCAGGATCAGGATGAAGGGGCTTGGAATATTGCAATGGCTGGAGGCACATGCTTGGGTTTGGTTGCACGAACAGTTGGTGATGATGTAGTCCCATTGGTAATGCCATTTATTGAGGAGAACATTGCAAAACCAGATTGGAGACAAAGAGAAGCAGCCACTTATGCATTTGGTTCGATTCTAGAAGGCCCATCCCCAGACAAGCTCATGCCTCTTGTTAATGTAGCTCTGACCTTTATGCTTAATGCCCTGATGAATGATCCAAACAATCATGTGAAAGACACTACTGCATGGACCCTTGGAAGAATTTTTGAGTTTATGCATGTATCAATCTCGGAGACACCAATAATTACTCAAGCAAATTGCCAACAGATTATGACAGTCCTTCTTCAGAGCATGAATGATGTGCCTAATGTTGCTGAGAAAGCTTGTGGTGCTTTGTATTTCTTAGCTCAGGGTTATGAGGATGTGGAACAATCTTCCTCCCCGTTGACTCCGTTCTTTCAAGATATTATTCAGGCTCTTCTCAATGTGACTCATCGGGCTGATTCTGGAGAGTCGCGTCTTCGAACAGCAGCCTATGAGACTTTAAACGAAGTTGTCAGGTGTTCCACTGACGATACAGCTCCAATAGTGTTACAGTTGGTTCCTGTCATTATTCGGGAGCTAGATCAGACATTTACTGCACAGTGTAATTCAtctgaagagagagagaaacgcAATGAACTACAAGGTCTTCTCTGTGGTTGCTTGCAGGTCATGATTCAGAAGCTAGGTTCATCGGAACCAACCAAGAGTAATTTTTTGCATCATGCTGACCAGATGATGACCCTGTTTCTGAGAGTATTCGGTAGTAAAAGTGCCACAGCACACGAGGAGGCTATGCTTGCCATTGGAGCTCTTGCTTATTGTGCAGGCACTGACTTCGCCAAGTACATGCAGGAGTTCTATAAATACTTGGAAATGGGTCTGCAAGATTTTGAGGACTACCAGGTCTGCGCCATTACGGTTGGTGTGGTGGGGGATATTTGCAGAGCTCTAGAAGGTGGTATATTGCCTTATTGTGATGGGATAATGACTCAACTCCTGAAGAATTTGTCCAGCAACCAGTTGCACCGTTCGGTGAAGCCTCCCATCTTTTCATGCTTTGGTGACATTGCTTTGGCAATTGGAGAGAATTTTGAGAAGTACTTGGTTTACTCAATGCCCATGCTTCAGGGTGCTGCAGAACTATCTGTCAATACTTCTGGGGCTGATGATGACATGATAGAGTACACCAATACTTTGAGGAATGGAATTTTGGAGGCATACTCTGGGATCTTTCAGGGATTCAAAGGATCCGCAAAGATCCAACTGTTGATGCCTTTTGCGCCTCATGTCCTGCAGTTCTTGGACAGTCTGTTTATGGAGAAAGACAT GGACGACGTGGTGACCAAGACAGCCATTGGGGTCCTTGGTGATCTAGCCGATACACTGGGTAGTAATGCTGGTATCTTGATTCAGCAATCACTGTCCAGCAAAGACTTTCTAAATGAATGTTTGACATCAGATGATCATTTGATTAAGGAATCTGCTGAGTGGGCCAAGTTGGCCATAAGTCGTGCAATTTCTTTTTGA